The following nucleotide sequence is from Paenibacillus andongensis.
TTTCGTAGAAAAAAAAGCAGGTAGCGGTACCTGCTTTTTGTTTGTTATCTAACCCCATGTTCTTGTCCTCCGACATCAGCCCTTGACTGCACCTGCGGTAACGCCTTTTGTTATTTTTTAAAAAATATACAGGCATGACCCCCAGCCAGTACCGGAACAATCTTGAGGATTAAAGAAAAGCTGCCTAATGTAGGGCAGCTTTTTTCGATTGACGGTACTGCAAGGGGCTCATCCCCGTCCACCGTTTAAATTGCCTGCTGAAATGGGATAAATGAGAATAACCCAATAGGGAGGCGATTTTTTTGAGAGGTAGATCGGGCTGCGCAATGAGGACTTTCGCTTCATGCAATTTAAGATCGGATAAATACTGTCGTGGAGACATCCCAAACACTTTGCGGAATACCTCAAGTCCATAACCAGAGCTGATCCCAAGCGAGGAAACAATGTCATCGATACTCAATTTCTTTTCTAGCGTTTCTTCATCCATCTGAGAATATGGGTTGAAGGATGCTTTGATGGACTCAGCAATTGCTTTGGCATACTGAACGGACGTGGGGGGAATGCTTTCGTTCTGATCTTCTGCTGGACTAACCATTTGCGCCAAGATTCCAAATAACTCAAACAAAGTAGCTTGTAAGCGAAACCGATCCGCTGTCGTATATTCACGAGGTTGCTGCGCCATTTCAACCCAATAATCGAGAACTTTTCGCAGTTTACCATTTTCCTCGGTCTCGGATGGGAAGAGAATCTTTGAGTTTTTGATCATTTCTTGCCGAAATAGGGGGTCGTCTACATTGAAATGGGCAGTAAAATATGTCATGCCTTCCTTTGAAATACAACGGTTAGCATGTTTGAATCCTGGCGGGATGAGGATGATATCTCCTGTTTTCAGCAAGTAACGATTCTTTTCCATCATCGTTTCCTGACAGCCATCTAGGATTAGGTTAACTTCAAAGCCT
It contains:
- a CDS encoding helix-turn-helix domain-containing protein, yielding MAKEKQYVSWENANWLPMFDWNVKFFGAHLQQVENKWEMPIESHIGFEVNLILDGCQETMMEKNRYLLKTGDIILIPPGFKHANRCISKEGMTYFTAHFNVDDPLFRQEMIKNSKILFPSETEENGKLRKVLDYWVEMAQQPREYTTADRFRLQATLFELFGILAQMVSPAEDQNESIPPTSVQYAKAIAESIKASFNPYSQMDEETLEKKLSIDDIVSSLGISSGYGLEVFRKVFGMSPRQYLSDLKLHEAKVLIAQPDLPLKKIASLLGYSHLSHFSRQFKRWTGMSPLQYRQSKKAALH